AGGCGGGCCGCCAACAGGACGCGGAGCGGCAGCAGTCGGCCCGTCCGGCGCCTGAGGACGAGGCCGTCCAGGCCGACGGGGGTCCGGGGGCGGAGTCCCCGGGAGCGGCCACCGTCCCCTCGCCCAGCACTCCGACAACGGCGCCCTGACCCACCCGCACGACTCCCGCCGAGCCGCCGCGGTCCGCCCCGGACAATTCATTCGCCAGGAATTTCGCCGAGGTGAGATCCTTGACGGCGTATGTCTACGCACCCCGCCTCCGCGCCCGGCACTTCCGCCCCCGCCCTCGGCGACCTCGCCCCCCGCCTGACCGAGCTGACCCTGCGCGACGCGCACCGGCTCGGGCGCAGGCTCGAAGGCGCGCGCAGGATCCGCAAGCCGGAGGCCCGCGCCGCCGTACTCGCCGAGATCGAGACCGAGGTCGCGCGCGGCGAGGAGCGGATGGCCGCGCGGCGCACTCGCATCCCGGCGATCTCGTACCCGGAGCAGCTGCCGGTCAGCCAGAAGAAGGACGACATCGCGGCCGCGATCCGCGATCACCAGGTCGTGATCGTGGCGGGCGAGACCGGCTCCGGCAAGACGACCCAGATCCCCAAGATCTGTCTCGAACTCGGCCGCGGCGTCCGCGGCATGATCGGGCACACCCAGCCCCGCCGTATCGCCGCGCGCACCGTCGCCGAGCGCATCGCGGAGGAGATGGACACCCCGCTCGGCGAGGCCGTCGGCTGGAAGGTCCGCTTCACGGACCAGGTGAACCAGGAGTCGACCTTCATCAAGCTGATGACGGACGGCATCCTGCTCGCCGAGATCCAGACCGACCGCGAACTGCGCGCCTACGACACGATCATCATCGACGAGGCCCACGAGCGGTCCCTCAACATCGACTTCCTGCTCGGCTATCTCGCCCAACTGCTCCCCAAGCGCCCGGACTTGAAGGTCGTCATCACCTCGGCGACCATCGACCCCGAGCGTTTCTCCCGGCACTTCGGCGACGCCCCGATCATCGAGGTGAGCGGCCGGACGTATCCGGTGGAGGTGCGGTACCGCCCGCTGCTGGAGGACGAGTCCGAGGACTCCGACCGCGACCAGATCACCGCGATCTGTGACGCCGTGGAGGAGCTTCAGGGCGAGGGCAAGGGCGACATCCTCGTCTTCCTCTCCGGCGAGCGGGAGATCCGCGACACGGCGGACGCGCTGACGAAGAAGAACTACCGCTTCACCGAGGTCCTCCCCCTCTATGCCCGTCTCTCGCACGCCGAGCAGCACCGGGTGTTCCAGCAGCACACGGGCCGAAGGATCGTTCTGGCGACAAACGTCGCCGAGACGTCCCTCACCGTCCCGGGCATCAAGTACGTCATCGACCCCGGCTTCGCCCGGATCAGCCGCTACAGCCACCGGACGAAGGTGCAGCGGCTGCCCATTGAGGCCGTCAGCCAGGCAAGTGCCAATCAGCGCAAGGGCCGTTGTGGCCGTACGTCGGACGGCATCTGCATCCGGCTGTACTCCGAGGACGACTTCCTCGCCCGCCCGGAGTTCACGGACGCCGAGATCCTCCGCACCAACCTCGCCTCCGTCATCCTCCAGATGACCGCGGCCGGTCTCGGCGAGATCGAGAAGTTCCCGTTCATCGACCCGCCGGACCACCGCAACATCCGCGACGGCGTCCAACTCCTCCAGGAACTGGGCGCGTTGGACCCGGACGAGAAGGACCCGCGCAAGCGCCTCACACAGACCGGCCGCAAACTCGCCCAGCTCCCGGTCGACCCCCGCCTGGCCCGCATGGTCCTGGAGGCCGACAAGAACGGCTGTGTCCGCGAGGTCATGGTGATCGCCGCCGCGCTCTCCATCCAGGACCCGCGCGAGCGCCCCGCCGAGAAGCAGACGCAGGCCGACCAGCAACACGCCCGCTTCCGGGACGAGTCGAGCGATTTCCTCGCGTTCCTGAACATGTGGCGGTACATCCGCGAGCAGCAGAAGGAGCGCGGCTCCTCCGCGTTCCGTCGCATGTGCAAGCAGGAGTACCTGAACTTCCTCCGGATCCGCGAGTGGCAGGACATCTACAGCCAACTCCGCACGGTGGCCAAGCAGATGGGCATCCAGTTCAACGAGAAGGACGCGGCCGAGCAGAGCGTCCACGTCTCCCTCCTCGCCGGACTGCTGTCCCACATCGGCATGAAGGACGTGAAGGACGGCGCGAAGAACGAGTATCTCGGCGCCCGCAGCGCCAAGTTCGCGATCTTCCCCGGCTCGGCCCTCTTCAAGAAGACCCCGCGTTTCGTCATGTCGGCGGAGCTGGTGGAGACGTCACGCCTCTGGGCCCGCGTCAACGCCAAGATCGAACCCGAGTGGGTCGAGCCCCTCGCCGGCCACCTCCTGAAGCGGACGTACAGCGAACCGCACTGGGAGAAGGACCAGGCAGCCGTGATGGCCTTCGAGAAGGTCACGCTCTACGGCGTCCCGATCATCGCCCAGCGCAAGGTGAACTACGGCCGCATCGACCCGGAGGCGAGTCGCGAACTCTTCATCCGCAACGCACTCGTCGAGGGCGACTGGCGCACGCACCACAAGTTCTTCGCCGACAACCGCAGACTCCTCACCGAGGTCGAGGAGTTGGAGCATCGCGCCCGCCGCCGGGACATCCTGGTCGACGACGAGACGCTCTACGACTTCTACGACCAGCGGGTGCCCGAACACGTCGTCTCCGGCGCCCACTTCGACTCCTGGTGGAAGCACAAGCGGCACGAAGAACCCGAACTCCTCGACTTCGAGCGCTCGATGCTCATCAACGAGCGCGCCGGAGACATCAGCAAGGCCGACTATCCCGACTCCTGGCACCAGGGGCGGCTCAAGTTCCGGGTGACGTACCAGTTCGAGCCGGGCGCGGACGCCGACGGTGTCACGGTCCACATCCCGCTCCAGGTCCTGAACCAGGTCACGGACGAGGGCTTCGACTGGCAGATCCCGGGATTGAGGGAAGAGGTTGTCACCGAACTCATCCGCTCCCTCCCGAAGCCGATCCGCCGCAACTACGTACCGGCCCCGAACTTCGCGCAACGCTTCCTGGCAACGGCGGTCCCCCTCCAGGAACCCCTCCCCACCACCATGGCGCGGGAGTTGAAGCGCATGGTCGGAGTCCCCTTCACAGCCGAGGACTTCGACTGGTCGAAGGTCCCGGACCACCTCCTGATCACCTTCCGGATCGTGGACGAGCGCCGCCGCAAACTGGCCGAGGACAAGGACCTGGAGGCGCTCAAGGTCCGCCTGAAGCCGAAGGCGCGCCAGGCCATCTCGCAGGCGGCCGCGGCGACGGCCGAGCGCGAGGGCGGGGAGTCCCTGGAGCGCAAGGGCCTGACCGACTGGTCGATCGGCACGCTCACCCGCGTCTTCGAGACCCGCAGGGCCGGCCAGCCGGTGAAGGCGTACCCGGCGCTGGTCGACGACGGCGACACCGTCTCCGTACGGCTCTTCGACACGGAGGTGGAGCAGGCGGAGGCGATGTGGAAGGGCACGCGCCGGCTCATCGTGCGCAACATCCCGGTGAATCCGGCGAAGTTCGCGTCCGAGAAGCTCACCAACGCGCAGAAGCTGGCCCTGTCCGCGAATCCGCACGGTTCGATCCAGGCGCTGTTCGACGACTGCGCGCTGGCGGCGGCGGACAAACTCATCGGCGACTTCGGCGGCCCGGCGTGGGACGAGGAGTCGTACCGGAAGCTCTACGAGAAGGTGCGCGCCGAGATCGTCGACACGACGGTCCGCGCGGTGAGCCAGGTCCAACAGGTGCTGGCCGCCTGGCAGGCCTGTGAGCGCCGCCTGAAGGCGGCGAACAGCCCGGCGCTCCTGCCGAACCTCGCGGACGTACGCGCCCAGCTGGACGCCCTCGTGAAGCCGGGCTTCGTCACGGCGGCGGGGATACGCCGCCTGCCCGACCTGATGCGCTACCTGGTGGCCGCGGACCGCCGTCTCCAGCAGATGCCGACCGGGGTCCAACGGGACACCACCCGCATGGAGAAGGTCCACGAGATGCAGGACGAGTACGCGTGGCTCCTGGAGCAACTCCCGCAGGGCCGCCCGGTTCCGTCCTCGGTCCTGGACATCCGCTGGATGATCGAGGAGCTCCGGGTCAGCTATTTCGCCCACGCGCTGGGCACGGCGTACCCCGTCTCCGACAAGCGGATCGTGAAGGCGATCGACGCGGCCGCACCGTAACAACGCCTGCACACCGAGTGAGTTCGACCAGGCGGGCCCCCTCCTGTACAGTCTCATCTCGCGGCACAACGCACCATCAAGCGCCGCGAATCAAGGTCCTGTGGAGCAGCTTGGAGTGCTCGCCACCCTGTCAAGGTGGAGGCCGCGGGTTCAAATCCCGTCAGGACCGCACGTGATCGACAGAGGCCCGCATCTCTCCGGAGACGCGGGCCTTACTCGTGCCCCTGTCGAGGTGGAGGCCGCGCCCGCGGCGCAGCCGCAAATCGGGTACAGCAAATCCCGTCAGGACCGCACGTGATCGACAGAGGCCCGCATCTCTCTCCGGAGACGCGGCCTTACTCATGCACCCCGCCGCCCACGACAACCGCCCTCGCCACCCTGCCAAGATGGAGGCAGCGCCCGCGGCGCAGCCGCAATCGGGTACAGCAAATCCCGTCAGGGCCGCAGTGAATGAGACCCACTCCCTTCGGGGGGTGGGTTTTTTGTGCGCACGCGGCGGCTTGTCGGCATCGGTCCGCACCACTCGGCCCGTCCACCCTTGAGCGCAGGCCCGCACGATCAGCCCGTCCGGCGTTTGAGGACGAGGCCGTTCAGGCCGAAGGGGGGTCTGGGGGCGCAGCCCCCAGGGACGGCCCCCTTGACGCCGCCCAACCCTCCCGGTACCCAGAAACCAGGCCCCGTTCAACACAGGGCCACTGGAGGTGGCGCATGGCGGCTTCGGTCAGGCACGAGACGCGGGCCCTGCTCCGTGCGCATCTGTCGGCCGCCAGCTCCTACCGCCATGTGACCCGGCACTGCCCGATCTGCCACCGCCTGCTGCGGCTGGCCCTGGACGCCCCTCCACCGCGGGAACCGGAGGACACCCCGGAGAGCGGAACCTCTTAGCGCACATAGGTCAGCGGCAACAAGCCATCTGGCATGTGACGGGTGTCACCGCATAAGTTTTTGAAACGTCGGAACTTACGACTCACCTACAACTGGTCAATTTAATATGTGCAATTGCACCCCTACGAAGGACTGTGCACAGGAGATCCGACACCCCTCCCCAGACTCCGACAAGGTCCCTCACAGGACCCCGCGCCCTGGGCCTGCCGGCCGCGCACAGACCCACGACCAGGCACAAAAAAGATCGCGCTGGACCCGGCGGAGTCCAGCGCGATCTACGACGCACCCTGTTCAAGTTGGTTCAAAAGCGTTGGGCGTGGGCCCTGTTGGGGCAGAACCCGCGTCGCTTGGAGCTGTGCTGTTCGGGCACCGTGGCCGGTTGGGGGACTAGCCGTCGTGCCCTTATTCAGTTGGTCAGGCTTCGCTGCGCTGCTGCGGAATGCCCGCGAGCAGGGCACGGACCTCCGCCTCGCGGTAACGGCGGTGTCCGCCGAGCGTGCGAATCGAAGTGAGCTTGCCGGCCTTCGCCCACCGCGTGACCGTCTTGGGGTCCACACGGAACATCGTGGCGACCTCAGCCGGGGTCAGCAGCGGCTCGGCATCAGGGGTGCGAGCGGTCATGAGCGGCCTCCTCGGGAGAACCGAACCTTCTCGGTTCTTTCCTCTAAATTCTGCACCTTGACCCGCGTTGCCCGAAATGGCGTGTGCGGGTCGAGTCGGTTATAGGACGAACGGCTTGTCCTCGGCACTACAACTACACCATCTGTCCAACCGCGTAGGCCAAACCGATGGAATTGCCCTCCCAGGTGTCCATCAGCGACGGAAGCCGATGGACCATGCCATAGCGGACAGTCACACCACTGTGACGATCAGTCACAGGGGCGATCAGGAGTCATCCAGACCCCCCAAAGCGCGCAATGCCGAGATTCCGCCCAAAGCATGACGGATGGAGTCCTCCCCGGACTCCTTGTCCTATTTTGGCATGAGGAGGGGCAAGCGGCGCAAGGCATCTGCACGTGCGGTCCGTCACGCTTGGCATCAAACGTCCGGATCGGGACCTACGTCCCGTGTTGACGAACCGTAAGAATCCTATGCGCATCTGTTCGAAGATGTCAGCCACGTTCGACTGCGCGACAGGGGCGACCGCCGGGTCAGTTCGCCGAGCGCCGGTCCCTGACCGACCGCCAGCGCTCCACGAGCCGCCCGTACGCCTCGCCCGCCGCCGCCCCGTCCCCGGTCCGCAGCGCCTCGATGCCGGCGGCCACGTCCGCCGCCGAGTGGTCGTCCTCCAGCTCGCCGGCCGGCAGGACGTGCACGAGACCGCCGTAGTCCAGCTCGACCAGGGACCGCGGATGGAACTCCTCCAGCCAGCGCCCCACGTCCACCAGGCCCTCGATCAGCGGCCCGTCGTCCATCGCGTCCTTCAGGGCCCGCAGCGCCCGCGCCACCCGCCGCCGCGCCTGCACCATCGGCGTCCGGTACCGCAGCATCGGCGGCACGTCCCCGGCGGCCTGGTCGTAGCGCCGCTCCTCGTCACCGACGAGCACGAACCAGTTCAGCGGCACCTGCCAGGTCGCCGTGCGGATCCACGGCCGGGCGTCCGGATTCCGGGCCAGCCAGCGCTCGTAGTCCTGGGTGGCCTGGTGCCGTACGAGCGGCGGGAGTACGGCGTCCAGGACCGGCGGCGGGAGCTCCTCCGCGAGGTCGCCTAGGGCCTGCCAGCCGCGCAGCCGGGTGCGCCAGGGGCAGACGCAGACCACGCCGTCGACCTCCACCACGAAGGCGTCGGCGCTCTCGTGGACGGGCACCGGGACCGGCGGGGTGGGCAGCAAGTCGGCCAGCGCGCGGCGCAGTTCGTCCTGGTACGACGGGCGGTCGGTACGGCGGGCGTAGCGCGTCCAGTGGCCGCGCTCGGGCTCGGGGAAGGCGGCCAGCGGCTCGTAGACGCGCAGATATGTCGCGTACGGGACGATCACCGAGGACACCTTCTTGGGCACGCCTGCTCCCTCCCCCGCCGGCCGTCGGGAAAACCTTCGGAACCCGCTCACAAACGCGCGGGAAAACTATGCAAATCGTCGCACGGCCACCCCCCTTCGGTAGGTGATCCTGAACACTGCACGGATGGCGGCCCGACGCAGGCTCTACGCTCATGCGACAGGCACCCGCCACCCCTACGGGAGCCTGTCTCCAACCGCCGCCACTTACCCAGGAGTCACCACCGTGACCGACGTAGACAACGGCGTCCTGCACACCCTGTTCCACTCCGACCAGGGCGGTCATGAGCAAGTCGTGCTCTGTCAGGACCGGGCCAGCGGCCTCAAGGCCGTCATCGCCATCCACAACACCGCCCTGGGCCCCGCCCTGGGCGGTACGCGCTTCTACCCGTACGCGAGCGAGGAGGAGGCCGTCGCCGACGCGCTCAACCTCGCCCGCGGGATGTCGTACAAGAACGCCATGGCCGGTCTGGACCACGGCGGCGGCAAGGCCGTGATCATCGGTGACCCGGAGCGCGACAAGACCGAGGAACTGCTGCTCGCCTACGGCCGGTTCGTGGCCTCGCTCGGCGGGCGGTACGTCACCGCGTGCGACGTCGGCACGTATGTCGCCGACATGGACGTCGTGGCGCGCGAGTGCCGCTGGACGACCGGCCGCTCCCCCGAGAACGGCGGCGCGGGCGACTCCTCCGTACTGACCGCCTTCGGCGTCTTCCAGGGGATGCGGGCCAGCGCCCAGCACCTGTGGGGCGACCCGTCGCTGCGCGGCCGCAGGGTCGGCATCGCGGGCGTCGGCAAGGTCGGGCACCACCTGGTGGAGCACCTGCGGGACGAGGGCGCCGAGGTCGTGATCACGGACGTGCGCGAGGAGTCCGTACGGCGGATCCTCGACAAGCATGCGGCAGGTGTCACGGCCGTCGCCGACACGGAGGCGCTGATCCAGGTCGAGGGGCTCGACATCTACGCCCCCTGCGCGCTCGGCGGCGCCCTGAACGACGCGACCGTGCCGGTGCTCACCGCCAAGGTGGTGTGCGGCGCGGCCAACAACCAGCTGGAGCACCCGGGCGTCGAGAAGGACCTCGCCGACCGCGGGATCCTCTACGCGCCGGACTACGTGGTGAACGCCGGTGGCGTGATCCAGGTCGCGGACGAGCTGCACGGGTTCGACTTCGAGCGGTGCAAGGCGAAGGCCGCGAAGATCTTCGACACCACGCTGGCAATATTCGCACGTGCGAAGGAAGACGGTATTCCGCCGGCCGCCGCGGCCGACCGGATCGCCGAGCAGCGGATGCACGAGGCGGCCGGCGCACGCGGACTCTGAGGTTCCGCCAAGCCGCTCGGCAGGCGTCTTCGGTACCCGTCGGCGACGACTTAGAGAGAACTCTCACGTTCGTCGGCGGGTCGCCTGCCAAGAAGTGGTTAAAATCGCGGTTGACCAGCGAGTACAGGGCACCTCGCGGGTCCTGGAGCCCGGCACGTGCTGCGGGCGACGTACCGTATGGGCGCGGGCTCAGGTACCGTGGAAGCCCTACGGACCGGTCTCTCCACGGAGAGTCCGTTCCAGATCATGAACGCGTGTCAAGACTCTGAGGCCACCGAGCCTCGTATCCGAGGGGGTCGAGCCATGGGGCGCGGCCGGGCAAAGGCCAAGCAGACGAAGGTCGCCCGCCAGCTGAAGTACAGCAGCGGCGGGACTGACCTCTCGCGTCTGGCCAATGAGCTGGGCGCTTCGACTTCGAGCCAGCCGCCGAATGGCGAGCCGTTCGAGGACGACGACGAGGAAGAAGACGACCCGTACGCTCAGTACGCGGATCTCTATAACGACGACGATGAGGACGAGGACGACGAGTCCGGTCCCCAATCGCAACGTCGTGGCGCGTAATCGCCTGCAGCGCGCTCAGCGGTAGATCTTCCCGTCAGCTGACTGCACCTCGCCCGGTCCGGGGCATCAAGCACCGGACCGGGTTTTGTGCTGCCGTCACGGGGCTCCGCCCCGGACCCCGCTCCTCAAACGCCGGAGGGGCTGACTTTGGGTCGACTCACGCGTAGTCGCCGACCATTTCCGCACCCGTCGCGTAATCGCCCCGCTCCGTGATCTCGCCCGCGACCCACGCCTCGACCCCGCGGTCGGCCAGGGTCTCCAGGGCCACGTCCGCGGACTCCTCCGGGACGATCGCGATCATGCCGACGCCCATGTTCAGGGTCTTCTCCAGCTCCAGGCGTTCGACCTGGCCCGTCTTTCCGACGAGGTCGAAGATCGGGGCCGGGGTCCAGGTGGAGCGGTCCACGATCGCGTGGAGGCCGTCCGGGATCACCCGGGCGAGGTTGGCGGCGAGTCCGCCGCCGGTGACGTGCGAGTAGGCGTGCACGTCGGTCGTGCGGGTCAGCGCCAGGCAGTCCAGCGAGTAGATCTTCGTCGGTACGAGGAGTTCCTCGCCGAGCGTGCGGCCGAGCTCCTCGACGCGCGCGTCCAGGGCGAGGCCGGCCTGGTTCAGGAGCACATGCCGGACGAGCGAGTACCCGTTCGAGTGAAGTCCCGAGGAGGCCATCGCGATGACCGCGTCACCCGTCCGGATGCGATCGGCGCCGAGCAGCCGGTCCGCCTCCACGACGCCCGTACCGGCGCCGGCGACGTCGAAGTCGTCCGGGCCCAGCAGTCCGGGGTGTTCGGCGGTCTCGCCGCCGACCAGGGCGCAGCCGGCGAGCACACAGCCCTCGGCGATGCCCTTGACGATGGCCGCGACACGCTCGGGGTGGACCTTGCCGACGCAGATGTAGTCGGTCATGAAGAGCGGCTCCGCGCCGCACACCACGATGTCGTCCATGACCATGGCGACCAGGTCGTGGCCGATCGTGTCGTAGACGCCGAGCTGGCGGGCGATGTCGACCTTCGTGCCGACGCCGTCCGTGGCGGAGGCGAGCAGGGGGCGCTCGAACCGCTTGAGGGCGGAGGCGTCGAAGAGCCCGGCGAAACCGCCGAGGCCGCCGAGGACCTCGGGGCGCTGGGTCTTCTTCACCCACTCCTTCATGAGTTCTACGGCGCGGTCGCCCGCGTCGATGTCGACGCCGGCGGCGGCGTAGGAAGCACCGGAGGATGAGGTCTCAGACATTGCCTGGGATCTTTCGCGTTGATTGATACAGCGGGGCTTACGGGCGACGGATCGCGTCGGCCGCTGCCGTGGCGGCCGGACCGGCCGCCAGCTCGGTCTCCAGGAGCTGCTTGCCGAGCAGTTCGGGGTCCGGGAGGTCCATCGGGTACTCGCCGTCGAAGCAGGCGCGGCAGAGGTTCGGCTTGGCGATGGTGGTCGCCTCGATCATGCCGTCGATGGAGATGTACGACAGGGAGTCGGCGCCGAGCGAGGTGCCGATCTCGTCGATGGTCATGCCGTTGGCGATGAGTTCCGCGCGGGTGGCGAAGTCGATGCCGAAGAAGCAGGGCCACTTCACGGGCGGGGACGAGATCCGGATGTGGACCTCGGCGGCGCCGGCCTCGCGGAGCATGCGCACCAGCGCGCGCTGGGTGTTGCCGCGCACGATCGAGTCGTCGACGACGACCAGGCGCTTGCCCTTGATGACTTCCTTCAGCGGATTCAGCTTCAGGCGGATGCCGAGCTGCCGGATCGTCTGCGAAGGCTGGATGAACGTACGGCCGACATAGGCGTTCTTCACCAGACCCGCACCGAACGGGATGCCCGAGGCCTCCGCGTAACCGATCGCGGCCGGGGTGCCGGACTCCGGAGTCGCTATCACCAGATCGGCGTCGACCGGAGCTTCCTTGGCGAGCTTGCGGCCCATCTCGACACGGGAGAGGTAGACGTTCCGCCCGGCGATGTCGGTGTCGGGGCGGGCGAGATAGACGTACTCGAAGACACAGCCCTTGGGCTTCGCATCCGCGAATCGGGAGGTACGCAGGCCGTTCTCGTCGATGGCGACGAACTCGCCCGGCTCGATCTCGCGGACGTACGCGGCGCCGCAGATGTCGAGGGCCGCGGACTCGGAGGCGACGACCCAGCCGCGCTCCAGGCGGCCGAGGACCAGCGGGCGGATGCCCTGCGGGTCGCGGGCCGCGTAGAGGGTGTGCTCGTCCATGAAGACGAGGGAGAAGGCGCCCTGTACCTGCGGGAGGACCGCGTGGGCGGCCTCCTCGATGGTCAGCGGCTTGCCGTCGGTGTCGACCTGGGCCGCGAGCAGCGCGGTGAGGAGGTCGGTGTCGTTGGTGGCCGCGACGCGGGGCGTACGGCCTTCCTGCTTGGGAAGGTCGGCGACCATCTCCGCGAGCTGCGCGGTGTTGACCAGGTTGCCGTTGTGGCCGAGCGCGATGGATCCGTGCGCGGTGGCGCGGAACGTCGGCTGGGCGTTCTCCCACACGGAGGCGCCGGTGGTCGAGTAGCGGGCGTGACCGACCGCGATATGACCCTGGAGCGAACCGAGCGAGGTCTCGTCGAAGACCTGGGAGACCAGGCCCATGTCCTTGAAGACGAGGATCTGCGAGCCGTTGCTGACCGCGATTCCCGCGGATTCCTGGCCTCGATGCTGGAGGGCGTAGAGCCCGAAGTAAGTGAGCTTGGCGACCTCTTCACCGGGAGCCCAGACTCCGAAGACGCCGCAAGCGTCCTGGGGTCCTTTCTCGCCGGGGAGCAGATCATGACTGAGTCGACCGTCACCACGTGGCACGACCCCGAGTGTAGGCGAGATCGACCACTGGTCCGAATTCGGGTTACTCGTCGGTAGTGGATCACTTGTCGGCGACGGCGCGCACGATCGTGCCGTTTTCGCTGGTCAGCGTGAGGGTGTCGTGATCGACTCGGTAGCCGACCGAGCCGCTGAAGAGGCCGAGGAGCACGCGTTCGGTGCCCATGAGTGAGGCGTCGCACATCATTCGGGTGGTGGAGGGACGGCCGGGCGTGACGTGTCCGGTGCTCACGGTGGCCGTCGCGTCGACGGCGTCGCCGCCCAGGCGGCCGCCGACCTTGCGGGTCACGGGTCACCCCATGATCGGCAGCAGTCCGCTCAGATCGGACCGCTCCCCGCTCGCGCCGACCTTCGCCTCTTCTACGGCGTCCTTCCATCGCGTCCGGCCGGTCGCGAGCCGGATCCAGGTCAGGGGGTCTGTCTCCACGACGTTGGGCGGGGTGCCGCGGGTGTGGCGGGGGCCTTCGACGCACTGGACCACGGCGTACGGCGGGATGCGCACCTCCGTCGACGCTCCGGGGGCCTTCACGGCCAGGGCGTCGGCGAGGAGGCGGGTGCAGGCGGCGAGGGCCTGGCGGTCGTAGGGGATGTCGAGGCCGGGGACGGCGGCGTTGAGGTCGTCGGTGTGGACGACGAGTTCGACGGTGCGGGTGACGAGGTAGTCGGCGAGGGGCAGCGCGCCGACGTTGGTCTCCAGCAGGCGGGTGCCGGGGTGGGTGTCGAGGTGCGCGGTGAGGGTCTGTTCGATGTCGGCGAGGTAGGCGTCGAGGTCGGGGTGCTGGGCGGCGAGCGTGCGCGTGAAATCGGCGATGGCCGAGGAGTTGGCCCCGGTGGCGAAGGGCCAGTCGAGGATCACGGCGTCCTGCCTCGGCGGGGCCGGCCGGTCCAGGGAGCGGTGGATCGCGGTGAGCGCCATCCCGATGTGCGCGACCAGTTCGCGTACGGTCCAGTCGCCCAGGCGGGTGGGGAGCGCGAGTTGGTCGGGGGTGAGTGTCCCTACGGCTTTTCGTACGTTGCCGAACTGGGCCAGGACCGCGGTGCGGGTCTTGACGGGGTCGTATGTACGGGCGCGCTTCTTGGCCGGGGGCATGGCGGTGAGCCTAATCCTGGGGTGGGTTCGCCCGCAGGTGTGTTGTGGGGTCGGGGTCGTGGCGGTACGGCGAGCCCGCCGCCTGCGGGCCCTTCGGTTTTGCTATCACGGCTGGACGGGGTGGTGCCGGGTACGCGGCGGGCTGCGGCGTACCGCCACGACCCGCTCCCGTCTCGTCGGCGGCTGCGGGCTCGTGGGGGTCACCGGGCCTTGCGGGCGTAGTCCCCCAGGCCGCGTTCCACCAGGTCGAAGGCGTGGTTGGCGCGGTCGGCGGCGGTCGCGGTGACCTCTTCCACGGATTCGCCGGCGTCCAGGCGGCGGTGGTGGTCCTCTACGAGGGCGTTGCGGGCGGCGGTGAGGGTGGCGGCGGCGATGAGGGCCAGGACGGGGTCGCCGGTCTCGTCCCTGAGG
The nucleotide sequence above comes from Streptomyces sp. N50. Encoded proteins:
- a CDS encoding Glu/Leu/Phe/Val dehydrogenase translates to MTDVDNGVLHTLFHSDQGGHEQVVLCQDRASGLKAVIAIHNTALGPALGGTRFYPYASEEEAVADALNLARGMSYKNAMAGLDHGGGKAVIIGDPERDKTEELLLAYGRFVASLGGRYVTACDVGTYVADMDVVARECRWTTGRSPENGGAGDSSVLTAFGVFQGMRASAQHLWGDPSLRGRRVGIAGVGKVGHHLVEHLRDEGAEVVITDVREESVRRILDKHAAGVTAVADTEALIQVEGLDIYAPCALGGALNDATVPVLTAKVVCGAANNQLEHPGVEKDLADRGILYAPDYVVNAGGVIQVADELHGFDFERCKAKAAKIFDTTLAIFARAKEDGIPPAAAADRIAEQRMHEAAGARGL
- a CDS encoding DUF6274 family protein; the encoded protein is MAASVRHETRALLRAHLSAASSYRHVTRHCPICHRLLRLALDAPPPREPEDTPESGTS
- the hrpA gene encoding ATP-dependent RNA helicase HrpA, with product MSTHPASAPGTSAPALGDLAPRLTELTLRDAHRLGRRLEGARRIRKPEARAAVLAEIETEVARGEERMAARRTRIPAISYPEQLPVSQKKDDIAAAIRDHQVVIVAGETGSGKTTQIPKICLELGRGVRGMIGHTQPRRIAARTVAERIAEEMDTPLGEAVGWKVRFTDQVNQESTFIKLMTDGILLAEIQTDRELRAYDTIIIDEAHERSLNIDFLLGYLAQLLPKRPDLKVVITSATIDPERFSRHFGDAPIIEVSGRTYPVEVRYRPLLEDESEDSDRDQITAICDAVEELQGEGKGDILVFLSGEREIRDTADALTKKNYRFTEVLPLYARLSHAEQHRVFQQHTGRRIVLATNVAETSLTVPGIKYVIDPGFARISRYSHRTKVQRLPIEAVSQASANQRKGRCGRTSDGICIRLYSEDDFLARPEFTDAEILRTNLASVILQMTAAGLGEIEKFPFIDPPDHRNIRDGVQLLQELGALDPDEKDPRKRLTQTGRKLAQLPVDPRLARMVLEADKNGCVREVMVIAAALSIQDPRERPAEKQTQADQQHARFRDESSDFLAFLNMWRYIREQQKERGSSAFRRMCKQEYLNFLRIREWQDIYSQLRTVAKQMGIQFNEKDAAEQSVHVSLLAGLLSHIGMKDVKDGAKNEYLGARSAKFAIFPGSALFKKTPRFVMSAELVETSRLWARVNAKIEPEWVEPLAGHLLKRTYSEPHWEKDQAAVMAFEKVTLYGVPIIAQRKVNYGRIDPEASRELFIRNALVEGDWRTHHKFFADNRRLLTEVEELEHRARRRDILVDDETLYDFYDQRVPEHVVSGAHFDSWWKHKRHEEPELLDFERSMLINERAGDISKADYPDSWHQGRLKFRVTYQFEPGADADGVTVHIPLQVLNQVTDEGFDWQIPGLREEVVTELIRSLPKPIRRNYVPAPNFAQRFLATAVPLQEPLPTTMARELKRMVGVPFTAEDFDWSKVPDHLLITFRIVDERRRKLAEDKDLEALKVRLKPKARQAISQAAAATAEREGGESLERKGLTDWSIGTLTRVFETRRAGQPVKAYPALVDDGDTVSVRLFDTEVEQAEAMWKGTRRLIVRNIPVNPAKFASEKLTNAQKLALSANPHGSIQALFDDCALAAADKLIGDFGGPAWDEESYRKLYEKVRAEIVDTTVRAVSQVQQVLAAWQACERRLKAANSPALLPNLADVRAQLDALVKPGFVTAAGIRRLPDLMRYLVAADRRLQQMPTGVQRDTTRMEKVHEMQDEYAWLLEQLPQGRPVPSSVLDIRWMIEELRVSYFAHALGTAYPVSDKRIVKAIDAAAP
- the bldC gene encoding developmental transcriptional regulator BldC, which produces MTARTPDAEPLLTPAEVATMFRVDPKTVTRWAKAGKLTSIRTLGGHRRYREAEVRALLAGIPQQRSEA
- the purM gene encoding phosphoribosylformylglycinamidine cyclo-ligase, giving the protein MSETSSSGASYAAAGVDIDAGDRAVELMKEWVKKTQRPEVLGGLGGFAGLFDASALKRFERPLLASATDGVGTKVDIARQLGVYDTIGHDLVAMVMDDIVVCGAEPLFMTDYICVGKVHPERVAAIVKGIAEGCVLAGCALVGGETAEHPGLLGPDDFDVAGAGTGVVEADRLLGADRIRTGDAVIAMASSGLHSNGYSLVRHVLLNQAGLALDARVEELGRTLGEELLVPTKIYSLDCLALTRTTDVHAYSHVTGGGLAANLARVIPDGLHAIVDRSTWTPAPIFDLVGKTGQVERLELEKTLNMGVGMIAIVPEESADVALETLADRGVEAWVAGEITERGDYATGAEMVGDYA
- a CDS encoding DUF3073 domain-containing protein; amino-acid sequence: MGRGRAKAKQTKVARQLKYSSGGTDLSRLANELGASTSSQPPNGEPFEDDDEEEDDPYAQYADLYNDDDEDEDDESGPQSQRRGA